In the Blattabacterium sp. (Blattella germanica) str. Bge genome, TATTTTGATTTTTCCTGTTAGAAATCCTCTTGCTTCACTATTCATTTTTTTCCAAAAAAAGGAAAAATTATCCATTCTTAAATTTTTAATATATAGATTGAAATCTAGTTTGGATTGATTTTTAGATTTGTTGTTAATATTTCCAGATATTTTTAAAATATCATGACAATTTTTTTTGAGTACTCCATTAATCTCATAATTTTTATTCTTATGAAAAGAATGAACATAAAAATTTCCTAAAACTGTTTTATCAATTGAAAAATTTGTAATTTTTGCATGTATATTGGGTTCAATTTGATTGTAGTCACTTTTATACGAAAAAAAACCGTTCACAAAACCATCCATATTTTTTTTAAATATGATTTTTTTTAATTGTACATTATTTAAATAAAATTGAAAAATCTTTTGTTTTTTTTCAATAAAATCCGCGTTTACAATAATTTTTTGTTTTTCAGAATATAAAATAATGTTATCTATGACATATCTTCTGTTTAAGAAGTCTATTTTTATTATTCCTAAACCATTATTGGTTTTCCAATCATATCCATTGATATTTAATTTAGAAAGAAAAGGAAAAAAAACGAAAAAAATTTTTTTTCCTTTTTTGCAAAGAAAATTCAATATTTGTTCTTTGTATTCTTGTTTTTGAAATTTTAATAAAAACTTAGAATGAATCATCCAAAAATCTTCTTGATTCAAAATAGATACATCTATTTTTTTAGAAAAGAAATTTTTATAAGTAATTTTTTCTGTATTAATTCGTATATCATTTTTTAAAGAAGAATTAACGATTATAAACAGTTTTTCAAAAAATATTTCATTCAATTGTATTTTTTCTGTGAAAAAAATCGTTCTAAATACGTTCTTCTCTTTTTTTCCTGAAATTCGAATATCAGAAAAAGTATTACTATCTTTTTTTTGTCTTATCAAGTCTATAAAAGATTTTTTTATCAGAAAACTAAAATTCACATGTTCTATTTGTTTTTTACAGTAACTTTTTAAACAAAAAATTTGTTCTTGTATAACAGATAATAAATGTTCCCATTTAAAATCTCCATGAATTTGACCAATGATCATATCATATACATTGATTCTAATTGTTTTAAACTGTTTTTTTTTGATCCACATGACCTTTATATCTTTATCAATTTGATTTTTATCATTATTGATTCTTAGATAGATTTTCTGAACCTGTGGATGAATTTCTCCTTTAAAATTAATTTTAAATCCTGAATGTGATAAAAGCAGAGGTCCAAATAATTTTGATAAATTTTCTTTTAAATTCATGAAAATCCATACATCATCTGATGAACATTTAGATCCATCAAATGGATTATTTGATGAAATGAAAAAAAAACTTTTTTCCTTTAATAAAACTTTGAAGTAAAAAAAGAAGATATTTTTTTCAATTGAAACTTGACCGACATATTGAACCTCATGATTCAAAAAATTAATACAAGTTGAGACTTTAGCCATAAAGAAATGATTTTTAATAGCTCCTTCTACTTTTAAACTTATTTCTTTCATTTTTACTACTCTAATAATTAGATTTCCTTTGTATGTCCATTTTTTCAAATTCAAATTGACTTTTCTAAAATGGAATTTAGAATAGAAATTAGATGGAATGATCTGACTTATTTTATTAGTATGAAATAGAATAAAAGTTTTAAAAAATTTAATTTTTTTCCATTGTGGATACTCATCAATATAAATAGTCTTTGCAAACAATTTATCTTCTTGTAAATCCTTTATAAGAATATTAGATAGAAAAAATTTCTTATGGATCCCATTCAATTGTACGTGAATATTTCCTTGAACAAATAAGCTAAGATTAGAAGACCATTTTCTGTGAAAAAATATTCCTAAATCAGGTCCTAATTTTGATCCTTTAAAAACTTCACATAATATATTTTTTTTATAGAAAGAATTTTTCTTTTCTTCATATTTTTTGCTATTAAAAATCGAAAAAGATCCTTTTAGAAAACTATTCGATGTTTTTATAAACAAATCTTGAATTTCTAATTTTGCAGGATAATAATATGTTAAATGGCAAAACAAGTTTTTGATGAAAAGTTTTTTTTTATTTATCAATCCTTGAGATTGAAAAGAAAAAATAGAAACTTTAATTTTTCTATTTTTAATTTGAATATTTTTCATATAACTAGAAAAAAAATGATCTAATTTTTTTTTAGAATCTATATTATTATACACTAAATGAGATTTGTTGATTATTAACTCTGAACAAGTAATTGTGTTTATTGATTCTTTATTCATCAAAACATTTTTGATAAAAAAAAGGATATTGTTTTCTTTTTCCTTGAAATATTTTTTTATGAAAAAAGAAGAGTTTTCAATGACCATACTTTTTAGACTCAAATGTCTAGAGTTCATAAAAATCAAACGAAATAAATGATTAATAGATATTTTACATTTAGATAAATGAATAAAAGACAAATGATGATGATCTGTCATTTTAACATCATAAAAAATAAGTTCTTTTTTGAAAAAATTAAATGAAATATGTTTTATGGAAATTTTATCGCTTAATTGATTTCTTACTTTTTTCAAAAAAAAGGTTGATATTTTTTCTTGCACTTTTTTTTGATCATAAATATTTACAAAAATCAATACCAATAAAAAAAGTAAAAAAAGGATTATTTTCTTTACGGTAAAAAATTTATGATAAAAAATCATTTTCAAATATATTGTTATTTCATTATGAAAAAAAAACCTATTATTCTCGGTATAGAATCATCATGTGATGATACAGCTGTTTCTATTATTAAAAATAGAGATGTGTTATCTAATATTATCATTCATCAAGAAATCCACAAACAATATGGAGGAGTAGTCCCAGAATTAGCTTCTAGATTGCATGATCAAAATATGACACCTGCCGTCAACCAAGCTATTCATTCAGCAAAAATTAAAAAAAATGAAATTGATGCTGTATCTTTTACTTTAGGACCAGGATTAATAGGATCTCTATTGGTAGGCGCTTCTTTTGCTAAATCTTTTTCAATGGGATTAGAAATTCCTTTACTAACTGTCAATCATGTGCAAGCCCATATACTTACTCATTTCATAAAAAATGCTAATATGAACAATTCTTATCCTAAATTTCCATTTTTAGGTTTAGTTATAAGTGGGGGACACACTCAAATAGTTAAGGTAAATGATTTTTTTAAAATGGAAATATTAGGATCCACTTTAGATGATTCTATAGGAGATACTTTTGATAAAATTGCTAGACTTTTGGGTTTCCATTATCCTGGAGGACCTATGATCGAACTTTTTTCTAAAAATGGAAATTGCAAAAAATTTGGTTTTTCAAAACCATCAGTCAATGATTTAAATTTCAGTTTCAGTGGATTCAAAAGTCATGTTTTACAATTCATTAAAAAAAAATCAAAAAAAAATCCATTATTTATAAAACAAAATTTATCTGATATTTGTGCTTCTATTCAAAGAATCATAGCAGAAATTCTTTTAGAAAAAGTAGAAAAAGCCACTCTAATAACTGATATTTTTAGAGTAGCTTTAGCAGGGGGAGTCTCCGCAAATTGTGAAATTAGACGAATGTTTATATCTTTCGCAAAAAGAAACAAAAAATGGGAAATTTTTATTCCAAAAAAAAATATACCACAGATAACGGAGCAATGATAGCCATTACAGGATTATTGAAATATGAAAAAAATTTATTTGATTCTATTCATGTTTCTCCATATTCAAAATTTAAAACATTTTAAAATAAAAAACAGACTCTCCTAACCTAACTTGAAATTAAACTATTCAATTACATGTACACATCAAATTTCTATCCCCATATCCATCATCAATACGATTGACTGATGGCCAGAATTTTCTTTCCCTGACCCAATATAATGGATATGCAGCTTTTTCTCTACTATAAGGATAGTTCCAATCATTATCAGTTAGCAATTCTATACTATGCGGAGCGTTTTTAAGTACATTTTCTTTTTTAGAAAATTTTCCATCTTCAATTTCTTGAATTTCTTTACGTATATTGATAAGTGTTTCAATAAAACGATCTAATTCTTCTTTAGATTCACTTTCTGTAGGTTCTATCATCATACATCCTTCTACAGGAAAAGAGACAGTAGGAGCATGGTATCCATAATCCATCATTCTTTTCGCTATGTCTATAACTTCTATGTCTAAAGATTTGAAAATTCTACAATCTATAATTAATTCATGCGCTACGGCATTGTTCTTCCCTACATATAATGTGTTATAAAATTTTTTTAATTTTTCTTTGATATAATTGGCATTCAGTATAGATATCTCTGTACATTTTCTCAGCCCATCTGGGCCTAATAAACGAATATAAGCATAGGAAATTGTGAGTATTAAGGAAGAACCATATGGAGAAGAAGATATCGTCAATTTATTTTTTTCTAATTTTCCAAAAAAAGGATGATCAGGAAGAAAAGGTTTCAAATGCGAAGCAACACAAATAGGTCCCATTCCAGGGCCTCCTCCTCCATGAGGAATAGCGAAAGTTTTATGAAGATTTAGATGACAAACATCTACTCCCAAATGTGCTGGTTTTATTAAACCAACTTGAGCATTCATATTGGCTCCATCCATATATACTTGACCTCCATTTTCATGAATCATATTTATGATTTCTTGAATATGTGTTTCATATACGCCATAAGTAGAAGGATAAGTAATCATTAATACAGATAAAAAATCTTTATATTCTTTTACTTTTTTGAATAAATCATTTCTATCAATCGATCCATCATTTTTTGTAGAAATTAAAATAACTTTCATTCCTGCCATGTTTGCTGAAGCAGGATTGGTCCCATGAGAAGAAGAAGGAATTAATGCTATATTTCTTTTAGTTTCTTGTAATGAATGATGATAAGATTTTATAACCATAAGTCCAGCATATTCCCCCTGAGCTCCTGAATTAGGTTGTAAAGAGATTCCAGAAAATCCAGTTATTTCTTTTAAATATTTTTTTAAATTACGAATTACAAGACGATATCCCATAGTTTGTTTATCAGGAGCGAAAGGATGAACATTCCTCCATTCATGTTGACTTAAAGAAAATAATTCCGTGGAAGCATTCAGTTTCATAGTACATGAACCAAGCGGTATCATAGAATGAATTAAAGAAAGATCTTTCCTTTCTAGCCGTTTTATATAACGCATTAATTCATTTTCTGAATAAAATTTATGAAAAATTTCATGTTCCAAAAAATTAGAAGTTCTTTTCAAAGAACTAGGAAATTTGTATTTTTTATGAATTTGATTCGTATCATCAAACTTTTTTCTTTTTTTATAAACTTCATGAAATATGGATAAAATATGATCT is a window encoding:
- the gcvP gene encoding aminomethyl-transferring glycine dehydrogenase, which encodes MKEDYIRRKKFYYRHIGPSCNEINDMLKELQCSSIKNFIKKTIPKEIRLKRKLNLPNSISEYQYLNHIYKISKKNKIYRSYIGLGYKNTITPSVIQRNILENPSWYTPYTPYQSEISQGRLEALINFQTMISDLTGMKISNASMLDESTASADAMFMIYQEKIKKKQIDNHYCFFVSDEILPQTFSVLKTRCFGLGIQIIIDTHKNLLKGKYNGKKIFGLMISYPTCLGEIYDYSETIEYDKKNNISVIVSADILSLSLLKPPGEWGADVVVGSSQSFGVPMGYGGPHAAFFSTHEKYKRFIPGRIIGISIDNKNKKAYRMALQTREQHIKRERATSNICTSQVLPAIMASMYALFHGKEGLIGIAKSIHEYAKKLEFLLINSINNLSQVNTFYFDTIRIKTDFIDQLKEVSDRKKTNFRYIDKNHLTITLDETTCEKDIDHILSIFHEVYKKRKKFDDTNQIHKKYKFPSSLKRTSNFLEHEIFHKFYSENELMRYIKRLERKDLSLIHSMIPLGSCTMKLNASTELFSLSQHEWRNVHPFAPDKQTMGYRLVIRNLKKYLKEITGFSGISLQPNSGAQGEYAGLMVIKSYHHSLQETKRNIALIPSSSHGTNPASANMAGMKVILISTKNDGSIDRNDLFKKVKEYKDFLSVLMITYPSTYGVYETHIQEIINMIHENGGQVYMDGANMNAQVGLIKPAHLGVDVCHLNLHKTFAIPHGGGGPGMGPICVASHLKPFLPDHPFFGKLEKNKLTISSSPYGSSLILTISYAYIRLLGPDGLRKCTEISILNANYIKEKLKKFYNTLYVGKNNAVAHELIIDCRIFKSLDIEVIDIAKRMMDYGYHAPTVSFPVEGCMMIEPTESESKEELDRFIETLINIRKEIQEIEDGKFSKKENVLKNAPHSIELLTDNDWNYPYSREKAAYPLYWVRERKFWPSVNRIDDGYGDRNLMCTCN
- a CDS encoding translocation/assembly module TamB domain-containing protein, whose product is MIFYHKFFTVKKIILFLLFLLVLIFVNIYDQKKVQEKISTFFLKKVRNQLSDKISIKHISFNFFKKELIFYDVKMTDHHHLSFIHLSKCKISINHLFRLIFMNSRHLSLKSMVIENSSFFIKKYFKEKENNILFFIKNVLMNKESINTITCSELIINKSHLVYNNIDSKKKLDHFFSSYMKNIQIKNRKIKVSIFSFQSQGLINKKKLFIKNLFCHLTYYYPAKLEIQDLFIKTSNSFLKGSFSIFNSKKYEEKKNSFYKKNILCEVFKGSKLGPDLGIFFHRKWSSNLSLFVQGNIHVQLNGIHKKFFLSNILIKDLQEDKLFAKTIYIDEYPQWKKIKFFKTFILFHTNKISQIIPSNFYSKFHFRKVNLNLKKWTYKGNLIIRVVKMKEISLKVEGAIKNHFFMAKVSTCINFLNHEVQYVGQVSIEKNIFFFYFKVLLKEKSFFFISSNNPFDGSKCSSDDVWIFMNLKENLSKLFGPLLLSHSGFKINFKGEIHPQVQKIYLRINNDKNQIDKDIKVMWIKKKQFKTIRINVYDMIIGQIHGDFKWEHLLSVIQEQIFCLKSYCKKQIEHVNFSFLIKKSFIDLIRQKKDSNTFSDIRISGKKEKNVFRTIFFTEKIQLNEIFFEKLFIIVNSSLKNDIRINTEKITYKNFFSKKIDVSILNQEDFWMIHSKFLLKFQKQEYKEQILNFLCKKGKKIFFVFFPFLSKLNINGYDWKTNNGLGIIKIDFLNRRYVIDNIILYSEKQKIIVNADFIEKKQKIFQFYLNNVQLKKIIFKKNMDGFVNGFFSYKSDYNQIEPNIHAKITNFSIDKTVLGNFYVHSFHKNKNYEINGVLKKNCHDILKISGNINNKSKNQSKLDFNLYIKNLRMDNFSFFWKKMNSEARGFLTGKIKIFGNINNPHYFGKLEINKFGIKINSINTDYEITSKAYVNIVSESCILLSSSSFRDTKYNTQGYINGCFLHKNFLKWNLELSINTKNLLVLDTNEKQNRFLFGKILTCGKIKINKKENKVHVSMKHGEILNSSHLYINPKGYKNKKISYKKYKEKEDDDFLSIDVKTNVQENTKISIFLDKNLENFIELKGKGFLFFKKTHKNDVETSGKYFVIDGFYHFSSQEKIPILKLEKEFKIKPGGFITWKNNFDQSNINLIAYETKYVSKVTEYINFAKDSEHNPIFTELRINISGKIQKPNINMEILFPKSDKITQQKLFNKLNSFEEKTIQFVSILILGKFFIKNEIIKNFLYFSVFEIFLKKLKKILSYSDMKNLDSLKKKETFNYFLSLYHDNKNLSSIK